GGCCCGGCGGCTGGACGAGTGGCCGTGGACGCCGGACGGGCTCGCCGCGTACCGGCAGCTGCTGGCCCGGCGGGAGGCGGGGGAAGTCTGATGCGCCCCGGGCAGGGCACCGGCCGGCCGATAGGGTTTCGGCCATGATCCTTACCGAGGCACTGCGGTCGGCCGGCGCTGCCGTACGGCTGTGGTTCTCGCCCGCGCGGGTCCGCGAGGAGGGCACGACCCCCGACTACCGCTTCTCGCTCGCCAACGAGCGCACCTTTCTCGCCTGGCTGCGCACCGGGCTGGCGCTGGTCGGCGGCGGTTTCGCGGTGGACCAGTTCCTGCCCCGGCTGCACCAGGGGCTGCGGGTGACCTGCACCGTCGTCCTGCTGGTGGGCGGCGCGCTGTGTGCGCTGCGGGCGGTCAATCACTGGGTGCGCTGCGAGCGTGCGATGCGGCGCGGCGAGGACCTGCCGGTCAGCCGCTTCCCCACGGCGCTGGCGCTGAGCGTCGGCGTCCTGGCGGTGGCGGTGGTCGTGCTGGTCCTCCTGGGCCGGACCAGCTAGCCGATGACGGGCAAAGCGCCCCCGGGCGCCGGGCCGCCGCGTGCGGCCCCCGACCGGGACCCCGGGCTGCAGCCGGAGCGGACCCGGCTGGCGTGGCGGCGTACCACGCTGTCCGCCACGGCGCTGGCGGTGCTGGCCGCCCGTCAGCTGCTGCACAGCGCCGCCCCCGGGCCGGTGGAGGTGGCTCTGGCGGCGCTGACCGGCCTGTTGTGGAGCGCGTTCGTGGCGCTCGCGCACCGGCGGATGCGGGCGATGCTCACCGGCCGGCCGCCGGGCCTGCCCCCGCG
This portion of the Streptomyces sp. 2114.4 genome encodes:
- a CDS encoding YidH family protein, with the translated sequence MILTEALRSAGAAVRLWFSPARVREEGTTPDYRFSLANERTFLAWLRTGLALVGGGFAVDQFLPRLHQGLRVTCTVVLLVGGALCALRAVNHWVRCERAMRRGEDLPVSRFPTALALSVGVLAVAVVVLVLLGRTS
- a CDS encoding DUF202 domain-containing protein; this encodes MTGKAPPGAGPPRAAPDRDPGLQPERTRLAWRRTTLSATALAVLAARQLLHSAAPGPVEVALAALTGLLWSAFVALAHRRMRAMLTGRPPGLPPRTALLLVGCTLGLALCGAVILVRPGH